A genome region from Streptomyces sp. NBC_01296 includes the following:
- a CDS encoding TetR/AcrR family transcriptional regulator, translating to MGHREDLLEGAKKCLVEKGFVRTTARDIVNASGANLASIGYHYGSKDALLTQAYVELAQEWGDSFSPEVTGEGGSLERFRSVWDGVIGRQEESAPMWAASMEVALSRDRMPELRAMLAASQGEGRRGLIAMLTGVPEKDLDERDERTLGGLYEALLTGVMAQWLFNPEGAVTAEELTEGMRRTAEMITKAKGGDPA from the coding sequence ATGGGACACCGTGAAGATCTGCTCGAAGGCGCCAAGAAGTGCCTGGTCGAGAAGGGTTTCGTGCGGACGACCGCGCGCGACATCGTCAATGCCTCCGGGGCGAACCTCGCGTCGATCGGCTACCACTACGGCTCGAAGGACGCCCTGCTGACGCAGGCCTACGTCGAACTCGCGCAGGAGTGGGGCGACTCCTTCTCGCCGGAGGTCACCGGCGAGGGGGGCTCGCTGGAACGCTTCCGCTCCGTATGGGACGGCGTGATCGGCCGTCAGGAGGAGTCGGCCCCGATGTGGGCGGCCAGCATGGAGGTCGCGCTCAGCCGTGACCGGATGCCGGAGCTGCGGGCGATGCTGGCGGCTTCGCAGGGCGAGGGCCGCCGGGGGCTCATCGCCATGCTGACCGGCGTCCCCGAGAAGGACCTCGACGAGCGGGACGAGCGGACGCTCGGCGGACTGTACGAGGCCCTGCTGACCGGGGTGATGGCGCAGTGGCTGTTCAACCCGGAAGGCGCGGTCACCGCGGAGGAGTTGACGGAGGGCATGCGGCGCACCGCGGAGATGATCACGAAGGCCAAGGGCGGCGACCCGGCCTGA
- a CDS encoding MFS transporter, with amino-acid sequence MTNSAARLAGRREWTAFTVLLLPLLLVSMDVSVLYFAIPAITQELDPSATQQLWIFDSYAFALAGLLITMGSLGDRIGRRKLLLMGATAFGLASVGAAYATSAEMLIAARVLLGIGGATLMPSTLALVRNLFQDARQRGQAIAIWSGAMTGGIALGSVLSGLMLNHFWWGSVFLINVPAMLLLLVLVPVLVPEFKDPAPGRFDLLSVPLSTAAVLPVVYGLKEIAAEGLEPLYALSVAVGLAFGFVFVRRQRSRDDAMVARALFRGRGFGAGIALNTIAAFAMMGSAYFTTQYLQSVLGMGTLEAALWSLAPSLLIGAAAPVGAALAQKTDRAYVIAGGFVLAAGGFALIGLVGSDSLWLLLTGAGVLASGLVTVMSLVSDMALGSAPAEKAGSAASLLETGSEFGGALGMAVLGSLGTAVYRSDLPSAEPAARETLGGAVATAHQLGGAAGEQVLALAREAFVHGMQYAAWGGAALLLAGGALAVALTRGLGAPAPAAAAQPAAQAAPLAG; translated from the coding sequence ATGACGAACTCCGCAGCACGTCTCGCCGGCCGCCGGGAATGGACCGCCTTCACCGTTCTCCTGCTGCCCCTGCTCCTGGTCTCCATGGACGTCTCCGTCCTCTACTTCGCCATCCCGGCCATCACCCAGGAGCTCGACCCGAGCGCCACCCAGCAGCTGTGGATCTTCGACAGCTACGCCTTCGCCCTCGCGGGGCTGCTCATCACCATGGGTTCGCTCGGCGACCGGATCGGCCGCCGCAAGCTGCTGCTGATGGGAGCGACCGCATTCGGGCTCGCCTCCGTCGGCGCCGCCTACGCCACCAGCGCCGAGATGCTGATCGCGGCCCGCGTCCTGCTCGGCATCGGCGGCGCGACCCTGATGCCCTCCACGCTGGCGCTCGTACGCAACCTGTTCCAGGACGCCAGGCAGCGCGGCCAGGCCATCGCGATCTGGTCCGGGGCCATGACCGGCGGGATCGCCCTCGGCTCGGTCCTGAGCGGCCTGATGCTGAACCACTTCTGGTGGGGTTCGGTCTTCCTGATCAACGTGCCCGCGATGCTGCTCCTGCTGGTCCTCGTCCCGGTGCTGGTCCCCGAGTTCAAGGACCCGGCCCCCGGCCGCTTCGACCTGCTGAGCGTCCCGCTGTCGACGGCCGCCGTGCTCCCGGTCGTGTACGGCCTCAAGGAGATCGCCGCCGAGGGCCTCGAACCGCTCTACGCGCTCTCCGTGGCCGTGGGCCTGGCCTTCGGGTTCGTCTTCGTCCGCCGCCAGCGCAGCCGTGACGACGCCATGGTCGCCCGGGCCCTGTTCCGGGGCCGCGGATTCGGCGCGGGGATCGCCCTCAACACCATCGCCGCCTTCGCCATGATGGGCTCGGCCTACTTCACCACCCAGTACCTGCAGTCGGTGCTCGGCATGGGCACGCTGGAAGCCGCCCTGTGGAGCCTCGCCCCCTCGCTCCTCATCGGCGCCGCCGCCCCGGTCGGCGCCGCCCTGGCCCAGAAGACCGACCGGGCGTACGTCATCGCCGGCGGCTTCGTCCTCGCCGCCGGCGGGTTCGCCCTCATCGGCCTCGTCGGCAGCGACTCGCTGTGGCTGCTGCTGACCGGCGCCGGCGTGCTGGCCTCCGGCCTCGTCACCGTGATGTCCCTGGTCTCCGACATGGCCCTCGGCTCGGCCCCTGCCGAGAAGGCCGGTTCCGCCGCCTCCCTGCTGGAGACCGGGTCGGAGTTCGGCGGGGCGCTGGGCATGGCGGTCCTGGGCAGCCTCGGCACCGCCGTCTACCGCTCCGATCTGCCGAGTGCGGAGCCCGCCGCACGGGAGACCCTGGGCGGCGCCGTCGCCACCGCCCACCAGCTCGGCGGTGCGGCCGGCGAGCAGGTACTGGCCCTGGCCCGCGAGGCCTTCGTCCACGGCATGCAGTACGCGGCCTGGGGCGGTGCGGCCCTGCTGCTCGCGGGCGGCGCCCTCGCGGTGGCCCTGACGCGGGGGCTCGGCGCCCCGGCCCCGGCCGCGGCCGCACAGCCCGCCGCACAGGCAGCGCCCCTCGCGGGCTGA